The Natranaerobius trueperi region TCTTTTCTCACCAAAAGAAGGTATTTTAACTAAAAATTTAAGGAGGAATTCCGTATGAAAGTTTTATTAACTCTCTTACTCACTTCTATTCTGTTAGTTACAACAGGATGTCAAGAAACTTCTGAAGAAGTCGATTCAAATGAGCTAAAAATTGTCACAAGTCTTTCTATCATAGCTGATATGACAGAAGAAATAGCTGGTGATAAAGCTGAAGTTAACTATATTGTTCCTTTAGGTGAAGAACCAGAAGAGTATGAACCAACACCTAGCGATTTTCAAGAAATCTCTGATGCAGACGTTTTTTTTATAAATGGTTATAATATAGAAGCTTGGCTTGAACAGGTGACAGAAAATGTTACAGATGTAGATGTAATCCCCATAGCAGAAGAAGGACCAAAAATTCCCTTAGAGGGAACTGATGATATACCAGATCCACACTTATGGTTAAACCCTTTACATGTAAGAGATTATTATGTAGATAAGATAGTAACTACCCTAAAAGAATTAGATTCTGAAAATAGTGAGTACTACCAAGAAAAAGCAGATGAATATATAGAAGAACTTGAAGAATTAGATAAATATATAGAAGAAGAAACTAATAA contains the following coding sequences:
- a CDS encoding metal ABC transporter solute-binding protein, Zn/Mn family; its protein translation is MKVLLTLLLTSILLVTTGCQETSEEVDSNELKIVTSLSIIADMTEEIAGDKAEVNYIVPLGEEPEEYEPTPSDFQEISDADVFFINGYNIEAWLEQVTENVTDVDVIPIAEEGPKIPLEGTDDIPDPHLWLNPLHVRDYYVDKIVTTLKELDSENSEYYQEKADEYIEELEELDKYIEEETNKIPEDNRLIITSEHAFKYYGDRYGFDTNGIWELNAHEEGTPQQIANIIDLVNESEVPAVFAESTVDPRYMENISDETGVELAKEVYTDAIGDEETNADSYINMMKESTKVIVENLK